Proteins encoded together in one uncultured Desulfosarcina sp. window:
- a CDS encoding ferredoxin-thioredoxin reductase catalytic domain-containing protein: MDASELYEKLKKVHEPKGYFFSSDHERVMELLDALLINKDRYGYMACPCRLAADDREKDRDIICPCVYREPDVAEFGSCYCNLYVSREWNEGKIEKQYVPERRPPEKMGF, encoded by the coding sequence ATGGATGCCAGTGAGTTATACGAGAAGCTGAAAAAAGTTCATGAACCCAAAGGATACTTTTTCTCCAGCGACCACGAGCGGGTCATGGAGCTTTTGGATGCGCTGCTGATCAACAAGGATCGCTATGGCTATATGGCCTGCCCCTGCCGCCTGGCCGCCGACGACCGGGAAAAGGACCGCGACATTATCTGCCCCTGCGTCTACCGCGAGCCGGATGTGGCCGAATTCGGTTCCTGCTACTGCAACCTGTACGTTTCCAGGGAGTGGAACGAGGGGAAAATCGAAAAGCAGTACGTGCCTGAGCGCAGGCCCCCTGAAAAGATGGGATTCTGA
- a CDS encoding hydrogenase iron-sulfur subunit: MSDWEPKIVSFFCNWCTYGAADLAGVSRFQHPPNTRVIRVPCSGRVSPKFILAAFMNGADGVWVSGCHPGDCHYIEGNLYARRRFTLLKNQLEYMGLEPGRLHFSWISSAEASKYIEVITEVIDAVKALGPNTRFIKPQAKVA, translated from the coding sequence ATGAGTGATTGGGAACCCAAAATCGTGAGTTTTTTCTGTAACTGGTGCACTTATGGCGCCGCCGACCTGGCCGGTGTGAGCCGCTTCCAGCATCCCCCCAACACGCGGGTGATCCGGGTGCCATGCTCGGGCCGCGTCAGCCCCAAATTCATTCTGGCCGCATTCATGAACGGCGCTGACGGGGTTTGGGTATCCGGTTGCCATCCCGGAGACTGCCACTACATCGAAGGAAATTTGTACGCCCGGCGCCGGTTCACCCTTTTGAAGAACCAGCTGGAGTATATGGGCCTGGAACCCGGGCGGCTGCACTTCTCATGGATATCGTCGGCCGAAGCCTCGAAGTACATCGAAGTCATTACCGAGGTGATCGACGCGGTCAAGGCCCTGGGCCCGAACACCCGATTTATCAAACCACAGGCGAAGGTAGCGTAA
- the cooS gene encoding anaerobic carbon-monoxide dehydrogenase catalytic subunit: protein MAEIKKLVVKAAAPKVADPIAASIDTGTQELILRAQKLNIDTVFDRAVQMKPCNIGIQGICCKNCAMGPCRLPLPKGGIEGEDTRKGLCGATANTIAARNFIRMIAGGAAAHSDHGRSVAEVFLSAARKETDAYRIKDTNKLLAIAPYLDVATTVEVDGEVKDRDLDEIALEVAEKAVNEWGKAEGELLYAKRAPAPLYEKWKKNGVIPRNIDREIVEIMHRTHMGVDQDYKNLIKQGTRCAIADGWGGSMLATDLQDVLFGTPYPLQAEANLGVMKEDHVNIIVHGHEPVLSEMIVAVSQKPEMIAYAKSKGAKGIQLGGICCTANEIFQRHGVPQAGTYLQQELAIITGACDAMVVDIQCVFQNLANVAKCFHTKLITTHPIAKMEQDNVIHIEFDEHYALQDAEKIVKMGIDNFQNRGSEVMIPRYKSSAVGGFSVESIQYHLGGTFRGDYYTLNDNIINGRIRGIAGVVGCNNARTRHNEAHITVVKELIKNDVIVLTTGCNGIACAMEGLLTPEAAAVHCGPGLAEVCETVGIPPVLHCGSCVDNSRLLLAATEVVKAGGLGKDISDLPLAGSAPEWMSEKAISIGHYFVASGVYTVFGLHLPTSGAPVFHDYLSKELEKLYGGKWDLEADPVKHAQLMIAHIDRKRKELGIDKARERVLMDMADRQALEA, encoded by the coding sequence ATGGCAGAAATCAAGAAACTCGTCGTGAAGGCCGCGGCGCCGAAAGTGGCTGATCCGATTGCCGCATCCATCGACACGGGAACCCAGGAGCTGATCCTTCGGGCCCAGAAATTGAACATCGATACGGTCTTCGACCGCGCCGTGCAGATGAAGCCCTGCAACATCGGCATCCAGGGCATCTGTTGTAAAAACTGCGCCATGGGACCGTGCCGGCTGCCCCTGCCCAAGGGTGGCATAGAAGGCGAGGATACCCGCAAGGGCCTTTGCGGTGCCACGGCCAACACCATCGCCGCGCGCAACTTCATCCGCATGATCGCCGGCGGCGCGGCCGCCCACTCCGACCACGGCCGCAGCGTGGCCGAGGTGTTCCTGTCTGCCGCCCGCAAGGAGACCGACGCATACAGGATCAAGGACACCAACAAACTGCTGGCCATCGCGCCGTACCTGGATGTCGCCACGACCGTCGAGGTGGACGGGGAAGTCAAGGACCGCGATCTGGATGAAATCGCCCTGGAAGTGGCCGAGAAGGCCGTTAACGAATGGGGCAAGGCCGAAGGTGAGCTGCTCTACGCCAAGCGTGCACCGGCGCCGCTGTATGAAAAATGGAAGAAAAACGGCGTGATACCCCGTAATATCGACCGCGAGATCGTCGAAATCATGCACCGCACCCACATGGGCGTGGACCAGGATTACAAGAACCTGATCAAGCAGGGCACCCGTTGTGCCATTGCCGACGGCTGGGGCGGCTCGATGCTGGCCACCGACCTTCAGGACGTGCTCTTCGGCACCCCGTACCCCCTGCAGGCCGAGGCCAACCTGGGCGTGATGAAGGAAGACCACGTCAACATCATCGTCCATGGCCATGAGCCGGTGCTTTCCGAGATGATCGTAGCCGTGTCCCAGAAACCGGAGATGATCGCGTATGCCAAGTCCAAGGGCGCCAAGGGCATCCAGCTGGGCGGCATCTGCTGTACGGCCAACGAAATTTTCCAGCGCCATGGTGTGCCCCAGGCCGGCACCTACCTGCAGCAGGAACTGGCCATCATCACCGGCGCCTGTGACGCCATGGTGGTGGACATCCAGTGCGTGTTCCAGAACCTGGCCAACGTGGCCAAGTGTTTCCATACCAAACTGATCACCACCCATCCCATCGCCAAGATGGAGCAGGACAACGTGATCCACATCGAGTTCGACGAGCATTACGCTCTGCAAGATGCTGAGAAGATCGTCAAGATGGGCATCGATAACTTCCAGAACCGCGGCAGCGAAGTGATGATTCCGCGCTACAAATCCTCGGCTGTTGGCGGGTTCAGCGTCGAGTCGATTCAGTACCACCTGGGCGGTACCTTCCGCGGCGACTACTACACCCTGAACGACAACATCATCAATGGCCGCATCCGCGGGATCGCCGGCGTGGTTGGCTGCAACAACGCCCGTACCCGCCACAACGAGGCTCACATTACCGTGGTCAAGGAACTGATCAAAAACGACGTCATCGTACTGACCACGGGCTGCAATGGCATCGCCTGCGCTATGGAAGGGCTCCTGACGCCGGAAGCCGCCGCCGTGCACTGTGGTCCGGGGCTGGCCGAGGTCTGTGAGACCGTGGGTATCCCGCCGGTTCTGCACTGCGGTTCCTGCGTGGACAACAGCCGACTTCTGCTGGCAGCCACGGAAGTGGTCAAGGCCGGCGGGCTGGGCAAGGATATCAGCGATCTGCCCCTGGCCGGCAGCGCGCCCGAGTGGATGAGCGAGAAAGCCATCTCCATCGGCCACTACTTTGTTGCCTCGGGTGTCTACACGGTATTCGGCCTGCACCTGCCCACCTCCGGTGCGCCGGTGTTCCACGACTACCTGTCCAAGGAGTTGGAGAAATTGTACGGCGGCAAGTGGGATCTGGAAGCCGATCCTGTCAAGCACGCCCAACTGATGATCGCCCACATCGACAGGAAGCGCAAGGAACTGGGCATCGACAAGGCCCGGGAACGCGTCCTCATGGATATGGCCGATCGCCAGGCGTTGGAAGCGTAA
- a CDS encoding 4Fe-4S dicluster domain-containing protein: MLGYTEKMREIAGRLLSECSVEMVIGFRKGTMPMMNEPCFVTRAEDVSCLVWDSNCGINLANYLTNRKEKIAVFAKGCDSRNIVNHIVENKIGRDQLHIIGVPCTGMIDRRRIASLVEGEILEVSETDTTVKVKTAAAESLFDKAEVLQNNCALCIHRNPVISDEMVADPVEEQKDIDRYADIRKIEEMDAADKWQFFEDLLSPCIRCYACRNACPLCYCPTCFVDESKPQWVGKGQDPIDVRTFHFLRAYHCAGRCTDCGACQRACPVGIDMRLLTRKLEKDCQEQFGWEAGLSLESRPALDVYQTNDPQAFIK, from the coding sequence ATGTTAGGATACACTGAAAAGATGAGGGAGATTGCCGGCCGCCTTCTCAGCGAGTGCAGTGTGGAGATGGTCATCGGATTTCGCAAAGGGACGATGCCGATGATGAACGAGCCGTGCTTCGTGACCCGGGCGGAGGACGTTTCCTGCCTGGTCTGGGACAGCAACTGCGGCATCAACCTGGCGAACTACCTGACCAACCGCAAGGAGAAGATCGCGGTCTTCGCCAAGGGCTGCGATTCGCGCAACATCGTCAATCATATCGTCGAGAACAAGATCGGCCGCGATCAGCTGCACATTATCGGCGTTCCCTGCACGGGCATGATCGACAGGCGCAGGATCGCTTCCCTGGTGGAGGGCGAGATCCTGGAGGTCTCAGAGACCGACACCACGGTCAAGGTCAAGACCGCGGCCGCCGAGAGCCTTTTCGACAAGGCCGAGGTGCTGCAGAACAACTGCGCGTTGTGCATCCACCGCAACCCGGTGATCTCTGACGAAATGGTGGCCGATCCGGTCGAAGAGCAAAAGGACATCGACCGCTACGCGGACATCCGCAAGATCGAGGAGATGGACGCCGCGGACAAGTGGCAGTTCTTCGAGGACCTGTTGTCCCCGTGCATTCGCTGCTACGCCTGCCGCAATGCCTGTCCGTTGTGCTACTGTCCCACCTGTTTCGTGGACGAGTCCAAGCCCCAGTGGGTGGGCAAGGGCCAGGATCCCATCGACGTGCGTACTTTCCATTTTCTGCGGGCCTATCACTGCGCCGGCCGCTGCACCGACTGCGGGGCCTGCCAGCGGGCCTGCCCGGTGGGCATCGACATGCGGCTGTTGACCCGCAAACTGGAAAAGGACTGCCAGGAGCAGTTCGGCTGGGAAGCCGGGCTCTCCCTGGAAAGCCGCCCGGCCCTGGATGTTTACCAGACCAATGATCCGCAAGCCTTTATCAAATAA
- a CDS encoding glutaredoxin family protein, producing MADKPVKIFSLSTCSHCKATKRLLDECTVQYDFVDVDLLEGEERKAILEDVKKFNPRCSFPTVVIGDTVVVGYKEDKIKEALGL from the coding sequence ATGGCTGATAAACCCGTAAAAATATTCTCCTTGAGCACCTGCAGCCACTGCAAGGCGACCAAACGGCTTCTGGACGAATGCACCGTTCAATACGATTTTGTGGATGTGGACCTGCTGGAAGGCGAGGAACGCAAAGCGATATTGGAAGATGTGAAAAAATTCAATCCGCGGTGTTCGTTTCCCACCGTGGTTATCGGGGATACGGTCGTCGTGGGATATAAAGAAGATAAAATCAAGGAGGCGCTGGGACTGTAA
- a CDS encoding FAD-dependent oxidoreductase, whose translation MKENVNGSVLIVGGGIAGMQSALDLANSGYYVYLLEKSPAIGGVMAQLDKTFPTNDCAMCIMSPILVEVGRHVNIELITYADLERVDGNPGNFHVTINKRAAYIDADLCTGCGECSQNCPVSLPDEYNLSLVDRKATYKQYAQAIPINYTIQKTDKAPCRLACPAGINVQGYVQMVGQGKYEEALSIIMEDLPLPGVLGRICPHGCEDACRRCEVDQPVAIRDLKRLAADQFDARNIEIPMAEKRDERVAIIGSGPAGLSAAYQLARRGIMSTIYEALPKAGGMLRVGIPDHRLPPEVLDQDIEIITNLGVEIKTDTPLGGDLTVDSLFDQGFKAVYLALGAHKGITLGVPGEQADGVRQGVDFLREVNLTGKAPVGKHVAIVGGGNVAIDVARSAVRLGAETVQIVYRRTRAEMPAWEEEIQAAETEGVSLTYLAAPQEILVTDGKVSSMRCIRMELGEPDSSGRRRPVPVPGSEYDLEIDQLIPAIGQRPDLSSIDEVEGLEFTRWSTTEVDPITYATGREGVFAGGDLQTGPWVAIGAIAAGKEAAESIARYLDGADMAAGREPIEREDPVYRPVPEGEPAKARAKVRELEPEARKGNFNEVELGLDEEAGKAEAQRCLNCGYCCECYQCVEACGAGAVTLETHRMQDRKIALDVGSVILSPGFTPYNPSGLDFYGYDKNPNVMTSIEFERILGASGPTTGHLVRLSDHKEPKKIAWLQCVGSRDQNRCDNAYCSSVCCMYAIKEAVIAKEHSAQPLDCAIFYMDMRTHGKDFERAYNDAKGKHGIRFVRSRVHTVDTVPGTQDVLVRYVLDDGQIAQEQFDMLILSVGLEISRDLVDLAERLDISLTPGKFCATSSFSPVATSRPGVFVCGAFQGPRDIPQSVVDASAAAVAAGELLSDAKFTLTKTKETVPQINVSGERPRVGVFVCHCGINIGGIVDVPAVRDYAATLPYVEYVADNLYTCSQDTQDIMTEIIAEKKLNRVVVAACTPKTHEPLFQETLINAGLNKYLFEFVNIRNHDSWVHRNNPDLATAKANDLVRMAIAKVALMEPLEEAELTIGQSAMVIGGGISGMAAALSLANQGYETHLVEQADRLGGQALNLFRTADGEDIGARLRQMVADVEQNNNIRVHYDSTLNKVDGFVGSFVSTLTAGDAQTTVDHGVTVIATGAQALVPSEYAYGSSPKILTSLELDRRFIEKDPALDAMGTAVFIQCVGSRETERPYCSRVCCTHSIDNALQLKERNPDMDVFILYRDIRTYGEREYLYKEAREKGIIFIRYQVDDKPVVNVDGDTVSVTVRDHVLGRPIEIETDLLTLATAIVPPNNEALAQFFKIPVNDDGFFVEKHAKLGPSDFATDGVFLCGLAHYPKPIDEAIAQGKAAASRATTLLAQKTINTSGQVAKTDPMLCSACGVCVSICPYSAPSFIDADARMHAGKAQINPVLCKGCGLCVAACRSGAIHLKGFDNDQIFAQIFEINAAV comes from the coding sequence ATGAAAGAAAACGTGAATGGTTCCGTTTTGATCGTCGGCGGAGGAATTGCAGGCATGCAAAGCGCCCTGGATCTGGCAAACTCCGGGTACTATGTCTACCTGCTTGAAAAATCGCCAGCCATCGGCGGGGTGATGGCCCAACTGGACAAGACGTTCCCCACCAACGACTGCGCCATGTGCATCATGAGTCCGATTCTGGTGGAAGTCGGGCGTCATGTGAACATCGAACTGATCACCTATGCGGACCTGGAACGGGTCGATGGCAATCCGGGCAATTTCCATGTCACCATCAATAAGCGGGCTGCGTACATCGATGCCGATTTGTGCACCGGCTGCGGGGAATGCTCCCAGAACTGCCCGGTTTCCCTGCCCGACGAGTACAACCTGAGCCTCGTCGACCGCAAGGCGACGTACAAACAATATGCCCAGGCCATTCCCATCAATTATACCATCCAGAAGACCGACAAGGCACCCTGCCGCCTGGCCTGTCCGGCGGGGATCAACGTCCAGGGCTACGTGCAGATGGTGGGTCAGGGCAAATACGAAGAGGCCCTTTCCATCATCATGGAAGACCTGCCCCTGCCCGGCGTGCTGGGCCGCATCTGTCCCCACGGCTGCGAGGACGCCTGCCGCCGCTGCGAGGTGGACCAGCCCGTGGCCATCCGCGACCTGAAGCGCCTGGCCGCCGACCAGTTCGATGCCCGCAATATCGAAATCCCCATGGCGGAGAAGCGCGACGAGCGCGTGGCCATTATCGGCAGCGGCCCGGCCGGGCTTTCCGCGGCCTACCAGCTGGCCCGCCGGGGCATTATGAGCACCATCTACGAGGCCCTGCCCAAAGCCGGCGGCATGCTGCGGGTGGGCATCCCGGATCACCGCCTGCCGCCCGAGGTGCTGGACCAGGATATCGAGATCATCACCAACCTGGGCGTGGAGATCAAAACCGATACCCCGCTGGGCGGGGACCTGACCGTGGACAGCCTGTTCGATCAGGGCTTCAAGGCGGTCTACCTGGCCCTGGGCGCCCACAAGGGCATTACCCTGGGCGTGCCCGGCGAACAGGCCGATGGCGTGCGCCAGGGCGTGGACTTCCTGCGCGAGGTCAACCTCACCGGCAAAGCCCCGGTGGGCAAGCACGTGGCCATCGTGGGCGGCGGCAACGTGGCCATCGACGTGGCCCGCTCGGCGGTGCGCCTGGGTGCGGAGACGGTCCAGATCGTCTACCGCCGGACCCGTGCGGAAATGCCGGCCTGGGAAGAAGAGATCCAGGCCGCCGAGACCGAAGGCGTATCGTTGACCTACCTGGCCGCACCCCAGGAAATCCTGGTGACGGACGGCAAGGTCTCCAGCATGCGCTGCATCCGCATGGAACTGGGCGAACCGGACTCTTCCGGCCGCCGTCGTCCCGTGCCGGTGCCGGGCAGCGAGTACGATCTTGAGATCGACCAGCTGATTCCGGCCATCGGGCAGCGTCCGGACCTGTCTTCCATCGACGAGGTCGAGGGGCTGGAGTTCACCCGCTGGAGCACCACCGAAGTGGATCCCATCACTTACGCCACCGGCCGCGAAGGCGTGTTTGCCGGCGGCGATCTGCAGACCGGTCCCTGGGTGGCCATCGGAGCCATTGCCGCGGGCAAGGAGGCGGCCGAATCCATCGCGCGCTACCTGGACGGGGCCGACATGGCCGCGGGCCGCGAACCCATCGAGCGGGAAGATCCGGTCTACCGTCCGGTGCCCGAGGGCGAACCGGCCAAGGCCCGCGCCAAGGTCCGGGAGCTTGAACCCGAAGCCCGCAAAGGCAACTTTAACGAAGTGGAGCTGGGCCTGGACGAGGAGGCCGGCAAGGCCGAAGCCCAGCGCTGCCTGAACTGCGGCTACTGCTGCGAATGCTACCAGTGCGTGGAAGCCTGCGGGGCCGGGGCCGTCACCCTGGAAACCCACCGGATGCAGGATCGCAAAATCGCCCTGGATGTGGGTTCTGTGATTCTCTCCCCTGGTTTCACGCCCTATAATCCGTCCGGGCTTGATTTCTACGGCTACGACAAAAACCCCAACGTGATGACTTCCATCGAGTTCGAGCGTATTCTGGGTGCCTCCGGTCCCACCACCGGCCATCTGGTGCGCCTGTCCGACCACAAGGAGCCCAAGAAGATCGCCTGGCTGCAATGCGTGGGATCGCGGGACCAGAACCGCTGCGACAACGCCTACTGCTCGTCGGTCTGCTGCATGTACGCCATCAAGGAGGCTGTCATCGCCAAGGAGCACTCGGCCCAGCCCCTGGACTGCGCCATTTTCTACATGGACATGCGCACCCACGGCAAGGATTTCGAGCGGGCCTACAACGACGCCAAAGGGAAGCACGGCATCCGCTTCGTCCGCAGCCGGGTGCACACCGTGGACACCGTGCCGGGAACGCAGGATGTCCTGGTGCGCTACGTGCTTGATGACGGACAAATTGCTCAAGAGCAGTTCGACATGTTGATCCTCTCGGTGGGACTGGAAATATCCCGGGACCTGGTCGATCTGGCCGAACGGCTCGACATCTCACTCACGCCCGGAAAATTCTGCGCCACCTCCAGCTTCTCGCCGGTGGCCACATCGAGACCCGGCGTCTTTGTCTGCGGCGCTTTCCAGGGGCCGCGCGACATTCCCCAGTCGGTGGTCGACGCCAGCGCCGCGGCGGTGGCGGCGGGAGAACTGCTCAGCGACGCCAAGTTCACCCTTACCAAAACCAAAGAAACGGTTCCCCAGATCAACGTGTCCGGCGAGCGGCCGCGGGTGGGCGTCTTCGTCTGCCACTGCGGCATCAACATCGGCGGCATCGTGGATGTGCCTGCGGTTCGGGACTACGCGGCCACGCTGCCCTACGTGGAATACGTGGCCGACAACCTGTACACCTGCTCCCAGGACACCCAGGACATCATGACCGAAATCATCGCCGAGAAGAAACTCAACCGGGTCGTGGTGGCCGCCTGCACCCCTAAAACCCATGAGCCGCTGTTCCAGGAAACCCTGATCAACGCGGGGCTCAACAAATACCTGTTCGAGTTCGTCAACATCCGCAACCACGACTCCTGGGTGCATCGCAACAATCCGGACCTGGCCACGGCCAAGGCCAACGATCTGGTGCGCATGGCCATTGCCAAGGTGGCCCTGATGGAACCGCTGGAAGAGGCCGAGTTGACCATCGGACAGTCGGCCATGGTCATCGGCGGCGGCATTTCCGGTATGGCTGCGGCTTTAAGCCTGGCCAACCAGGGCTATGAAACCCATCTCGTGGAGCAAGCCGACCGGCTCGGCGGACAGGCCCTGAATCTCTTCCGCACCGCCGACGGAGAAGACATCGGCGCCCGGCTGCGCCAGATGGTGGCCGACGTGGAGCAGAACAATAATATTCGTGTGCATTACGATTCGACCCTGAACAAGGTGGACGGCTTTGTCGGCAGCTTCGTTTCTACTTTGACGGCCGGAGACGCCCAGACCACTGTCGATCACGGGGTCACCGTCATCGCCACCGGCGCACAGGCCCTGGTTCCCAGCGAATACGCTTACGGCAGCAGCCCTAAAATTCTCACCAGCCTGGAACTGGATCGCCGGTTCATCGAGAAAGATCCGGCTCTCGATGCCATGGGAACGGCGGTTTTCATCCAGTGCGTGGGATCGCGGGAGACGGAGCGGCCCTACTGCAGCCGGGTCTGCTGCACCCATTCCATCGACAATGCCCTGCAACTCAAAGAGCGCAATCCCGACATGGACGTGTTTATCCTCTACCGCGACATCCGCACCTACGGCGAGCGGGAGTACTTGTACAAGGAAGCGCGTGAGAAGGGGATTATTTTTATACGCTATCAGGTGGATGACAAGCCGGTCGTCAACGTGGATGGAGATACGGTCAGCGTGACGGTAAGGGACCACGTACTCGGCCGTCCCATTGAAATCGAAACCGACCTGTTGACCCTGGCCACGGCCATCGTTCCCCCCAACAACGAAGCCCTGGCCCAGTTTTTCAAGATTCCGGTCAACGACGACGGCTTTTTCGTGGAGAAGCACGCCAAACTGGGGCCCTCGGATTTCGCCACCGACGGCGTATTCCTCTGCGGGCTGGCCCACTATCCCAAGCCCATTGACGAGGCCATTGCCCAGGGCAAGGCCGCGGCTTCACGGGCCACGACCCTGCTGGCCCAAAAAACCATCAATACCAGCGGCCAGGTGGCCAAGACCGATCCGATGCTGTGCAGCGCCTGCGGGGTGTGCGTATCCATCTGCCCGTATTCGGCGCCCTCGTTTATCGATGCCGACGCCCGCATGCATGCGGGCAAGGCCCAGATCAATCCCGTGCTTTGCAAGGGCTGCGGCCTGTGCGTGGCCGCTTGCCGGTCCGGGGCCATTCATTTGAAGGGCTTCGACAATGACCAGATTTTTGCCCAAATTTTTGAGATTAATGCAGCAGTATGA
- a CDS encoding TetR/AcrR family transcriptional regulator, with the protein METYHKAVFTRIPEEKQRRILDAGISEFAAKGFPGANINVIARKAGISIGSMYKYFGSKEDLFLTIIEQAHGLLAGALEEIDRSPGDIFEKIEKMVRAAQQYARQYPELHQIYLDMTSEGLSHLSRKLSGKMETVSVEFYERMIREAMAQGVIDNRQKPRWVALFIDNLILMLQYSYTSDYFKERMKIFLGPDALDDDEKMAGRLMQFVRGALKGAQLTV; encoded by the coding sequence ATGGAAACCTACCACAAGGCAGTGTTCACGCGCATTCCCGAAGAAAAACAGCGGCGCATTCTGGATGCCGGCATATCCGAATTCGCCGCCAAGGGGTTTCCCGGGGCCAACATCAACGTCATCGCCCGCAAGGCCGGTATCAGCATCGGTTCCATGTACAAGTATTTCGGCTCCAAGGAAGACCTGTTTCTGACGATTATCGAACAGGCCCATGGCCTGCTGGCCGGTGCCCTGGAGGAGATCGACCGGTCTCCCGGCGACATTTTCGAAAAGATCGAGAAGATGGTGCGGGCTGCCCAGCAGTATGCCCGGCAATATCCGGAACTGCATCAGATCTACCTGGACATGACTTCCGAGGGGCTTTCCCATCTGTCCAGGAAATTATCGGGCAAGATGGAAACCGTATCGGTGGAATTTTACGAAAGGATGATCCGGGAGGCCATGGCGCAGGGCGTGATCGACAACCGGCAAAAACCCCGCTGGGTCGCTCTTTTTATCGACAACCTGATTCTCATGCTCCAGTACTCTTACACCTCCGACTACTTCAAGGAGCGCATGAAAATTTTTCTCGGGCCGGACGCCCTTGACGACGACGAGAAGATGGCCGGCAGGCTGATGCAATTCGTCCGCGGCGCCCTGAAGGGGGCGCAGCTCACCGTATAA
- a CDS encoding sigma 54-interacting transcriptional regulator yields MSTPTIDNIFSIHKNLERILDNLKEGIIAHDLERRIFYFNRTAEKVTGYRREEVLGKDCHEAFGNPFCGSRCSFCYGPPLFLDTAEYPVNISTRDGEIRRIEMTATMMRDSDDRQIGVLATFRDVTDLFELQLKAKEMTGFSNIIGCDDKMVEVFRQIKDVSGYDYPVHISGETGTGKELVANAIHSESLRGGHPFVPINCGALPEGLIESELFGHVKGAFSGAIRDKKGRFELANNGTIFLDEIAELPKMLQVKLLRFLQEGTFEKVGGEKTVTVDVRVISATNKDLKKEVQKGSFREDLFYRLNVIPIHIPPIRERKSDIPLLVDHFLSKAPKIKGQRPVRISQEALNSLMDYAWPGNVRELQNAVQFAIVRCRGKIIQPEDLPLELRDVCIEKPKRGPSRKLDAESVKAALKKTGGNKAKASKVLGVGRATLYRFLGDHPELLSGE; encoded by the coding sequence ATGAGCACCCCGACCATAGACAATATTTTTTCCATCCATAAAAATTTGGAGCGGATTCTGGACAATTTGAAGGAAGGCATTATCGCCCACGATCTGGAGCGCCGCATCTTCTATTTCAATCGAACCGCTGAAAAAGTTACCGGATATCGCCGGGAGGAAGTTCTCGGTAAGGATTGCCACGAGGCCTTCGGAAACCCGTTTTGCGGCAGCCGTTGCTCTTTTTGTTACGGTCCGCCCCTTTTTCTCGACACGGCCGAGTATCCTGTCAACATCTCAACGCGCGACGGTGAGATCCGGCGGATCGAAATGACCGCGACCATGATGCGCGACAGCGACGACCGCCAGATCGGCGTGCTGGCCACGTTCAGGGACGTCACCGATCTTTTCGAATTGCAGCTCAAAGCCAAGGAAATGACCGGGTTTTCCAACATCATCGGCTGCGACGATAAAATGGTCGAAGTGTTCCGCCAGATCAAGGACGTTTCCGGCTACGATTATCCGGTTCACATCTCCGGCGAAACCGGCACCGGCAAGGAACTGGTGGCCAATGCCATCCACAGCGAGAGTCTACGCGGCGGACACCCCTTCGTTCCCATCAACTGCGGCGCTCTCCCTGAAGGTCTCATTGAAAGCGAACTTTTCGGGCATGTCAAAGGCGCTTTTTCGGGCGCCATCCGGGACAAAAAAGGCCGTTTTGAGCTTGCGAACAACGGCACCATTTTTCTGGATGAAATCGCCGAACTGCCCAAAATGCTGCAGGTAAAACTTCTGCGTTTCCTTCAGGAAGGCACCTTTGAAAAAGTGGGCGGGGAAAAAACCGTTACCGTAGATGTGCGCGTAATCAGTGCAACCAACAAAGACCTTAAAAAAGAAGTCCAGAAGGGCAGCTTTCGGGAAGACCTGTTTTACCGCCTCAACGTCATTCCCATCCACATCCCTCCGATCCGGGAGCGCAAGTCCGATATCCCCCTACTGGTGGACCACTTTCTATCTAAAGCCCCCAAAATCAAAGGACAGCGGCCGGTGCGCATCTCCCAAGAGGCCCTTAACAGCCTCATGGACTACGCATGGCCTGGCAACGTACGCGAACTTCAAAATGCCGTTCAATTCGCCATCGTTCGCTGCAGGGGAAAAATTATCCAACCGGAGGACCTGCCGCTGGAATTGAGGGACGTTTGTATCGAAAAACCCAAACGGGGTCCCTCGCGAAAACTCGATGCCGAATCGGTCAAGGCCGCCCTGAAAAAGACCGGGGGCAACAAGGCCAAGGCATCCAAAGTCCTCGGCGTCGGCCGCGCCACCTTGTACCGATTTTTGGGCGACCATCCCGAATTGCTTTCCGGCGAATAA